A DNA window from Mariprofundus aestuarium contains the following coding sequences:
- the rpmF gene encoding 50S ribosomal protein L32, translating into MAVPKRKTSTSKRNMRRAHDFIVPAGMSVCPECGEMTRPHHACPHCGTYKGREVKTSSED; encoded by the coding sequence ATGGCAGTTCCAAAGAGAAAAACAAGTACGTCCAAGCGTAATATGCGTCGTGCACACGACTTTATCGTTCCCGCTGGCATGAGTGTATGTCCTGAGTGCGGCGAAATGACTCGTCCACACCATGCATGCCCTCACTGCGGCACTTACAAAGGCCGCGAAGTAAAGACCTCCAGCGAAGACTAA